A region from the Canis aureus isolate CA01 chromosome 10, VMU_Caureus_v.1.0, whole genome shotgun sequence genome encodes:
- the LOC144321940 gene encoding uncharacterized protein LOC144321940 isoform X3, with translation MKIKYTSNFMSTMCIIVKHSRWRIYYTFWQRILNQEPTRISKAAKRNIITQCLVVSCLQTMKLKNVVLCLLAPPWFQMGSPLSTALSTPGVYRMYAWNQKEKSYDSLLPSSLSHSFEDMKV, from the exons atgaaaataaaatacacaagtaATTTTATGTCAACTATGTGTATCATAGTTAAACACTCCCGTTGGAGAATTTATTATACTTTTTGGCAAAGGATACTGAATCAGGAGCCAACAAGAATTTCAAAGGCAgctaaaagaaatataataacgCAGTGTCTGGTGGTGAG CTGTCTTCAAACAATG aagctGAAAAATGTTGTGCTATGTCTTCTGGCCCCTCCCTGGTTTCAGATGGGAAGTCCACTGTCAACCGCACTATCAACCCCCG GTGTCTACAGGATGTATGCCTGGAATCAAAAGGAGAAATCTTATGATA GCCTCTTGCCTTCCAGCCTTTCCCATTCATTTGAGGATATGAAGGTTTGA
- the LOC144321940 gene encoding uncharacterized protein LOC144321940 isoform X5, with protein MKIKYTSNFMSTMCIIVKHSRWRIYYTFWQRILNQEPTRISKAAKRNIITQCLVVSCLQTMKLKNVVLCLLAPPWFQMGSPLSTALSTPGVYRMYAWNQKEKSYDKYLYKNMT; from the exons atgaaaataaaatacacaagtaATTTTATGTCAACTATGTGTATCATAGTTAAACACTCCCGTTGGAGAATTTATTATACTTTTTGGCAAAGGATACTGAATCAGGAGCCAACAAGAATTTCAAAGGCAgctaaaagaaatataataacgCAGTGTCTGGTGGTGAG CTGTCTTCAAACAATG aagctGAAAAATGTTGTGCTATGTCTTCTGGCCCCTCCCTGGTTTCAGATGGGAAGTCCACTGTCAACCGCACTATCAACCCCCG GTGTCTACAGGATGTATGCCTGGAATCAAAAGGAGAAATCTTATGATA
- the LOC144321940 gene encoding uncharacterized protein LOC144321940 isoform X7 produces the protein MKIKYTSNFMSTMCIIVKHSRWRIYYTFWQRILNQEPTRISKAAKRNIITQCLVVSCLQTMKLKNVVLCLLAPPWFQMGSPLSTALSTPGVYRMYAWNQKEKSYDIKGL, from the exons atgaaaataaaatacacaagtaATTTTATGTCAACTATGTGTATCATAGTTAAACACTCCCGTTGGAGAATTTATTATACTTTTTGGCAAAGGATACTGAATCAGGAGCCAACAAGAATTTCAAAGGCAgctaaaagaaatataataacgCAGTGTCTGGTGGTGAG CTGTCTTCAAACAATG aagctGAAAAATGTTGTGCTATGTCTTCTGGCCCCTCCCTGGTTTCAGATGGGAAGTCCACTGTCAACCGCACTATCAACCCCCG GTGTCTACAGGATGTATGCCTGGAATCAAAAGGAGAAATCTTATGATA TCAAAGGCCTATGA
- the LOC144321940 gene encoding uncharacterized protein LOC144321940 isoform X6: MKIKYTSNFMSTMCIIVKHSRWRIYYTFWQRILNQEPTRISKAAKRNIITQCLVVSCLQTMKLKNVVLCLLAPPWFQMGSPLSTALSTPGVYRMYAWNQKEKSYDKSQLI; the protein is encoded by the exons atgaaaataaaatacacaagtaATTTTATGTCAACTATGTGTATCATAGTTAAACACTCCCGTTGGAGAATTTATTATACTTTTTGGCAAAGGATACTGAATCAGGAGCCAACAAGAATTTCAAAGGCAgctaaaagaaatataataacgCAGTGTCTGGTGGTGAG CTGTCTTCAAACAATG aagctGAAAAATGTTGTGCTATGTCTTCTGGCCCCTCCCTGGTTTCAGATGGGAAGTCCACTGTCAACCGCACTATCAACCCCCG GTGTCTACAGGATGTATGCCTGGAATCAAAAGGAGAAATCTTATGATA aatctcAACTCATTTAG
- the LOC144321940 gene encoding uncharacterized protein LOC144321940 isoform X12 gives MKIKYTSNFMSTMCIIVKHSRWRIYYTFWQRILNQEPTRISKAAKRNIITQCLVVSCLQTMMGSPLSTALSTPGVYRMYAWNQKEKSYDKSQLI, from the exons atgaaaataaaatacacaagtaATTTTATGTCAACTATGTGTATCATAGTTAAACACTCCCGTTGGAGAATTTATTATACTTTTTGGCAAAGGATACTGAATCAGGAGCCAACAAGAATTTCAAAGGCAgctaaaagaaatataataacgCAGTGTCTGGTGGTGAG CTGTCTTCAAACAATG ATGGGAAGTCCACTGTCAACCGCACTATCAACCCCCG GTGTCTACAGGATGTATGCCTGGAATCAAAAGGAGAAATCTTATGATA aatctcAACTCATTTAG
- the LOC144321940 gene encoding uncharacterized protein LOC144321940 isoform X10 → MKIKYTSNFMSTMCIIVKHSRWRIYYTFWQRILNQEPTRISKAAKRNIITQCLVVSCLQTMMGSPLSTALSTPGVYRMYAWNQKEKSYDTYNIHLKNLCFHL, encoded by the exons atgaaaataaaatacacaagtaATTTTATGTCAACTATGTGTATCATAGTTAAACACTCCCGTTGGAGAATTTATTATACTTTTTGGCAAAGGATACTGAATCAGGAGCCAACAAGAATTTCAAAGGCAgctaaaagaaatataataacgCAGTGTCTGGTGGTGAG CTGTCTTCAAACAATG ATGGGAAGTCCACTGTCAACCGCACTATCAACCCCCG GTGTCTACAGGATGTATGCCTGGAATCAAAAGGAGAAATCTTATGATA CATATAACATACACCTgaaaaatttgtgttttcatcTGTAG
- the LOC144321940 gene encoding uncharacterized protein LOC144321940 isoform X8, with protein sequence MKIKYTSNFMSTMCIIVKHSRWRIYYTFWQRILNQEPTRISKAAKRNIITQCLVVSCLQTMKLKNVVLCLLAPPWFQMGSPLSTALSTPGVYRMYAWNQKEKSYDRK encoded by the exons atgaaaataaaatacacaagtaATTTTATGTCAACTATGTGTATCATAGTTAAACACTCCCGTTGGAGAATTTATTATACTTTTTGGCAAAGGATACTGAATCAGGAGCCAACAAGAATTTCAAAGGCAgctaaaagaaatataataacgCAGTGTCTGGTGGTGAG CTGTCTTCAAACAATG aagctGAAAAATGTTGTGCTATGTCTTCTGGCCCCTCCCTGGTTTCAGATGGGAAGTCCACTGTCAACCGCACTATCAACCCCCG GTGTCTACAGGATGTATGCCTGGAATCAAAAGGAGAAATCTTATGATA GAAAGTGA
- the LOC144321940 gene encoding uncharacterized protein LOC144321940 isoform X13 — protein MKIKYTSNFMSTMCIIVKHSRWRIYYTFWQRILNQEPTRISKAAKRNIITQCLVVSCLQTMMGSPLSTALSTPGVYRMYAWNQKEKSYDRK, from the exons atgaaaataaaatacacaagtaATTTTATGTCAACTATGTGTATCATAGTTAAACACTCCCGTTGGAGAATTTATTATACTTTTTGGCAAAGGATACTGAATCAGGAGCCAACAAGAATTTCAAAGGCAgctaaaagaaatataataacgCAGTGTCTGGTGGTGAG CTGTCTTCAAACAATG ATGGGAAGTCCACTGTCAACCGCACTATCAACCCCCG GTGTCTACAGGATGTATGCCTGGAATCAAAAGGAGAAATCTTATGATA GAAAGTGA
- the LOC144321940 gene encoding uncharacterized protein LOC144321940 isoform X11: MKIKYTSNFMSTMCIIVKHSRWRIYYTFWQRILNQEPTRISKAAKRNIITQCLVVRWEVHCQPHYQPPVSTGCMPGIKRRNLMIESERSHFQEDQEKE; encoded by the exons atgaaaataaaatacacaagtaATTTTATGTCAACTATGTGTATCATAGTTAAACACTCCCGTTGGAGAATTTATTATACTTTTTGGCAAAGGATACTGAATCAGGAGCCAACAAGAATTTCAAAGGCAgctaaaagaaatataataacgCAGTGTCTGGTGGTGAG ATGGGAAGTCCACTGTCAACCGCACTATCAACCCCCG GTGTCTACAGGATGTATGCCTGGAATCAAAAGGAGAAATCTTATGATA GAAAGTGAACGTTCTCATTTCCAGGAAGATcaggaaaaggaataa